TTCCATCATACGCCTGATTTCACGGTTTTTACCTTCATGCAAAACCATTTCGAGCTTGGTGAGATTATTTTTAACTTTCGTCACCTTTGCCCGGCACCTTGAAAATTTCTCTCCGTCAATTACAACACCTGCTCTCAAGACTGCCATTTCACTTTCTGAAATCGTGCCCTCAATCTTGACCATATATTTCTTTTCAACCTCGTTGCTGGGGTGTGTGAGCTTATATGTCAGTTCTCCGTCATTGGTGAGAATCAGCATGCCTTCGCTGTCATAGTCCAGCCTGCCCACAGGGAATACACGCGTCTTTATTTTTATAAGGTCCATAACAGTCTTTCTGCCGTGCTCATCGGCTACAGTGCAGACATAGCCCTTGGGCTTGTTGAGCATATAATATTCAAACTGCTCAGGCAACTTCAAAATCTCGCCGTTCAAACTGACCGTGTCTTTTGTTTCGTCAACAATAGTGGCAAGGTCTGTTATAACCTTGCCGTTAAGAGTTACTTTGCCAAGTTTTATAAATTCTTCGGCTTTTCGTCTGGAGGACACTCCGCACGAAGCCAGAAATTTGTTAATTCTCATTTGTTCAGTTCCATTTTTCTATTATATTTTTTAGTTTGTCGGTAATATCGAGATTATCTACCTCCTCCATAATATACAACTTTGAGCAAAATTGCAAGTCTTTGTTCACAAAAACTTTATATTCTCCAACAATCTGATCTTTTTTTATGGGTGCCTCAAGAGTTTTTTCAAAATCATACTCTACGTTAATGTTTTCGGCATCCTCTTTTTTTAAAACTGCTCCGAAGCCTTCTTTGTTATAAACCTTGGCGGCGGATTTTTCTCCGTTTTCAACCATAACCTCACCCACAATGGTGTGATCATCCAAAATGTTTACGTAAGTATATTCTTCAAAGCTCTGACCCAGCAGCGTAGCACTTTCTTCAAACATAGGTCCGCAGTTAAGAACCACGCACACCACCGTCATATCACCTCGCTTGCAAGCCGAAACAAGACATCTGCCCGCCTTTGAAGTAAACCCCGTTTTAACACCTACGCAGCCTTCAAGGCTGTTTAATAGCTTATTTTTGTTGCCAAGATAGCGTTCGTTGTTGTGTTCGGTCTTTTCTATCTTATATTTTTTTGTTGAAACGATTTCGGCAAAATCCTTGTTCTTCAAAGCCTGAGCCGTGATTTTTCCCAGGTCCAGCGCTGTTGTATAATGGTCTTTGTGGTCCAGCCCGTGAGGGTTGACAAAATGTGTATTTTCGGCCCCTGCCCGCTTTGCCATATCATTCATAAGAGAAGCAAAGCCTTCAACGCTACCGCCTACAGATATAGCAAGTGCAACAGCAGCATCGTTGCCCGACTGCAGCATAAGTCCATAAAGCAGCTGCCTTATGCTAAGCTTTTCGGTTTCTTTAAGATATATTGAAGTGCCTTCGGTTAGCGTAGCTTCTTTGGGCGTATCCACGAGCTTGTCAAGGTTGTCACAGTTTTCAATGACCGTAATGCAGGTGGCAATTTTTGTAGTGCTTGCCATGGCCAGTTTTTCATTTTCGTTTTTGCTATAAAGCATTTTTCCGTCGTCCGCGCTCAAAACCACCATAGATTTGGCGCTTGACCATGCGGTCGGAGTCTCCGACCACCCAGCCGCAGTGTTATTAAAACCTAAATTTAGGCCCAAAACACCTAAAAACAGTGCCAAAGTTAAAATGCTGAACAGTATAAGCTTTTTTGTCATGTTACACCCCTCACTTTTTTAGATTGCTGAGGAATTTGGCGGCTACATCCAAAAATTTATTAATAGTATTGTCGGCGTTGGTATTTATAAAGGTGACACCTGTTTTTGACACCACCAAAAAGCCTACAGGGTCAACCGTGCAGCCCGCGCCTGTTCCTCCCGCAAACGGATAGCCTGTGTTTCGCTTGTTGCGCAGGCTCTTTTTTACACCGTATTCACCTCCGCCGTGCACAAAGGCCACCGTCATTTTACAGATGGGCACAATGGTGTCGCCGTATTCATTTTTTATGGCGCTTCCTACGGTATAGTTTACGTCTACCATACTCTGAAGTCTGCTGAGTGTAGTCTGAAGTACCTCGTCTAAATTTTGTTCTCGCTCCATTTTGTTCTCCTTTTAAAAGTTTTGAGTAATGCTACAGCTGCGCCTAGCAGTATATCAAACAGAGTTATGTGCAGCTTAAAGTGCAAAGCGAATTTTAAGGTGTTGGCACAGAAATCGGGGTAAACTACACTTAAAATGCGTGCTGATGGTTTATAGTTTATAATCTGGCTGGTTATGATGCCCATCGGGATATTCAAACAGCTGCAAAGCATAACAGTTTTTGCGGCGTCCTTTAGGCCGACATTGGCATAAAAATCCAGCCTGTGAAGTTTGAGCACCCTCAGTATTTTTATTATGAAAATATCCACAAACCCGTTTGCACCAAAGTTCTTAAATTTTTGTGACAGTTTCTTTTTGTGGGTTTTAATGTTAATACCGCTAAGGGTTAGCCCGAGCTCAGCGCTGAAGATTTTTAGGCCCCAGATATAGAGCATGATATATCCGCAGTTGCCCAAAATATCATAACCCGAAATGGCTTTTATTCTAAACGGTAAAAACAAAATTGTAACAACAACGGCCACTATGATGAGGGTTATAATTATGCTTTGGTTGGCATGAAGAAAATGTCTGAAATTTTCCATACCCTTAGTTTTTGCAAGTGCATAAAAAAAATACCACAAACATTGCTGCGGTATTTTGGCAGCCGGCAGTTCCTGCCGGCAGTGATTGGATAGATGTCATAAAAATTTATATCAATGTATCAAAATATGCAAGGTTTTTTATTTCAATATCATTAGGCATTGGAGATTTTTCCAAAAACCAATTGTCTGCGTCAAGTGCATCCTGACTTATTTTGTCAGCATTCATTTTTATATAAGTTGCGGTGCCTGCGGCCAGAATGTTACCTTCAATGTCCTCAATAAAGCCCGCCCCTTCAAAGGTACGGCTGCTGTCTTTGGTGATTTTACCTACGATTTTAAGGGGTTCACTTAGTGGCACGGGCTTTTTAAATCTTATATTAAGCTCACCCGTAACTCCCCACAGGTCAGGAGCACCTATCTGAACTGCCCTGCCGATGGTTTCATCTAAAAGTGCCGATATTATTCCGCCATGCATCCTGCCCGGGTAGCTTTGATGCTCATTGAGCCCTTGAGTGACCCCTACCAGAACTTTATTATCAATTTCATAAAACTTTGTTCTTAGTGAAAATTGATTTTTTAGACCGCACACAAGACAGTGTGCCGAATTATTTTGTTTGTTTTTGATTTTATATTTCATAACTTCCTCCTTAAAATAATCCTTTTATGTTAGCATTTTCGTCGATTGTCATGTTTATTGCAGCCGGTGTTTTTGACAGCCCGGGCATAAGCATAATACTTCCCGCAATCGCCACCAGAAAGCCCGCTCCTGCTCTGATTTCGATATCTCTTATAGTAATTTCAAAATTTTTTGGAGCCCCCAGCAACTTTGGATTGTCGCTTAGGCTATACTGCGTTTTTGCAATAATCACAGGCAGCTTATCAAAACCGAGCTTGTTTATAGTTTTTACGGCTTCTTTTGCTTTTTGTTCAAATATCACGCCTTTGGCACCATATACTTTTTGGGCGATACTTTCAATTTTTTGTTCTATGGTTTGATTAAGGTCATAGGCAAATTCAAAGCTGCCACCCTTTTCACAAAGACTTAATACTTCTTTTGCAAGCAGTTTTCCGCCCCTGCCACCAAGCTTAAATACATCGTTTACAGCGCACGGCACGCCAAGCTTGGTCACAGCACGCTTAATGGTGTTTACTTCACTGTTTGTGTCGGTTTCGTATTTATTTATTGTCACAACAAG
The Christensenellaceae bacterium DNA segment above includes these coding regions:
- a CDS encoding D-alanyl-D-alanine carboxypeptidase, whose amino-acid sequence is MTKKLILFSILTLALFLGVLGLNLGFNNTAAGWSETPTAWSSAKSMVVLSADDGKMLYSKNENEKLAMASTTKIATCITVIENCDNLDKLVDTPKEATLTEGTSIYLKETEKLSIRQLLYGLMLQSGNDAAVALAISVGGSVEGFASLMNDMAKRAGAENTHFVNPHGLDHKDHYTTALDLGKITAQALKNKDFAEIVSTKKYKIEKTEHNNERYLGNKNKLLNSLEGCVGVKTGFTSKAGRCLVSACKRGDMTVVCVVLNCGPMFEESATLLGQSFEEYTYVNILDDHTIVGEVMVENGEKSAAKVYNKEGFGAVLKKEDAENINVEYDFEKTLEAPIKKDQIVGEYKVFVNKDLQFCSKLYIMEEVDNLDITDKLKNIIEKWN
- a CDS encoding rRNA pseudouridine synthase, which encodes MRINKFLASCGVSSRRKAEEFIKLGKVTLNGKVITDLATIVDETKDTVSLNGEILKLPEQFEYYMLNKPKGYVCTVADEHGRKTVMDLIKIKTRVFPVGRLDYDSEGMLILTNDGELTYKLTHPSNEVEKKYMVKIEGTISESEMAVLRAGVVIDGEKFSRCRAKVTKVKNNLTKLEMVLHEGKNREIRRMMEAIGKTVVLLNRVQIGKLKLGGISRGEYRALKPWEVEMLLH
- a CDS encoding DUF751 family protein, giving the protein MHKKNTTNIAAVFWQPAVPAGSDWIDVIKIYINVSKYARFFISISLGIGDFSKNQLSASSAS